The following proteins are encoded in a genomic region of Flexivirga oryzae:
- the recF gene encoding DNA replication/repair protein RecF (All proteins in this family for which functions are known are DNA-binding proteins that assist the filamentation of RecA onto DNA for the initiation of recombination or recombinational repair.): protein MFVRHLTLKDFRSYESADLEFSSGVSTFVGLNGQGKTNIVEAVGYLASLSSHRVAQDAPLVRAGAEQAIVRGAVVRDGREQQIELEINPGRANRARLGRSPVTRPRDVLGTLRTVLFAPEDLALVKGDPGERRRFLDDLLVARQPRWAGARSDYDKILKQRNALLKTARSAPDRAAALATLPVWDSHLASVGANLVYARLRLLRDLQPYLQLAYDEVSAGQSEARTSYKSSLYAELADQLAAGEVPELVDLEAGFAKSFEQQHRAEVERGQTLVGPHRDDVVLQLGPLPAKGYASHGESWSFALALRIAAFQLLRHDVGTDPVLVLDDVFAELDAGRRRRLALMVADCEQVLITAAVDDDVPGSLAGNQFQVTLGEVAPS from the coding sequence GTGTTCGTGCGGCATCTGACCCTGAAGGACTTCCGGTCCTATGAGTCCGCCGACCTCGAATTCAGCAGTGGCGTCAGCACTTTCGTCGGACTGAACGGTCAGGGCAAGACCAACATCGTCGAGGCCGTCGGCTACCTGGCGTCGCTCTCGTCGCACCGGGTGGCCCAGGACGCGCCGCTGGTCCGGGCGGGTGCCGAGCAGGCGATCGTGCGCGGTGCCGTGGTCCGTGACGGCCGCGAGCAGCAGATCGAGCTGGAGATCAACCCCGGCCGGGCCAACCGGGCGCGGCTGGGCAGGTCACCGGTCACCCGGCCCCGTGACGTGCTCGGCACGCTGCGCACCGTGCTGTTCGCGCCCGAGGACCTGGCCCTGGTCAAGGGCGACCCGGGCGAGCGCCGCCGGTTCCTGGACGACCTGTTGGTCGCCCGGCAGCCGCGCTGGGCCGGAGCCCGCAGCGACTACGACAAGATCCTGAAGCAACGCAACGCGCTGCTGAAGACCGCCCGGTCGGCCCCGGATCGTGCGGCCGCGCTGGCGACACTGCCGGTCTGGGACAGTCACCTGGCGTCGGTGGGCGCCAACCTGGTCTACGCCCGGCTGCGGTTGTTGCGCGACCTGCAGCCCTACCTGCAGCTGGCGTACGACGAGGTCAGCGCCGGCCAGTCGGAGGCGCGCACGTCATACAAGAGCTCCCTGTATGCCGAACTCGCCGACCAGCTGGCCGCCGGCGAGGTGCCGGAGCTGGTGGACCTGGAGGCCGGTTTCGCCAAGAGTTTCGAGCAGCAGCATCGTGCCGAGGTGGAGCGCGGACAGACCCTGGTCGGCCCGCACCGCGACGACGTCGTGCTGCAACTGGGGCCCCTGCCGGCCAAGGGTTACGCCAGTCACGGCGAGTCCTGGTCGTTCGCGCTGGCGCTGCGGATCGCGGCCTTCCAGTTGTTGCGGCACGACGTGGGCACCGACCCGGTGCTCGTCCTGGACGACGTCTTCGCCGAGCTGGACGCCGGCCGCCGCCGCCGCCTCGCGCTGATGGTGGCCGACTGTGAGCAGGTGCTGATCACCGCGGCGGTCGACGACGACGTGCCCGGGTCGCTCGCGGGCAACCAGTTCCAGGTCACGCTGGGCGAAGTGGCGCCGTCATGA
- a CDS encoding DUF721 domain-containing protein, with the protein MSEEPPEADRPDDDEPLDAARDALQRARVAAREKGFRPGSPAPRRRRKAADLGTGRARDDGRDPAPIGDQLDRLLVERGWQVDVAAGSVMDRWPEIAGEAVAEHSRTVSFEGGELTVRADSTAWATQLRLLSSTLLGKIEQAVGADVVQSLRIVGPNAPSWKKGPRTVRDGRGPRDTYG; encoded by the coding sequence ATGAGCGAGGAACCACCCGAGGCTGACCGGCCGGACGACGACGAGCCGCTCGACGCGGCCCGCGATGCGCTGCAGCGCGCCCGGGTCGCCGCCCGGGAGAAGGGATTCCGGCCCGGCTCCCCCGCACCACGGCGCCGTCGCAAGGCCGCCGACCTGGGCACCGGCCGGGCGCGTGACGACGGCCGCGACCCGGCTCCGATCGGCGATCAGTTGGACCGGCTGCTGGTCGAGCGCGGCTGGCAGGTCGACGTCGCCGCCGGCTCGGTGATGGATCGCTGGCCGGAGATCGCCGGCGAAGCCGTGGCCGAGCACTCCCGGACCGTCTCGTTCGAGGGCGGTGAGCTGACCGTCCGCGCCGACTCCACCGCGTGGGCGACCCAGCTGCGACTGCTGTCCTCCACTCTCCTGGGCAAGATCGAACAGGCGGTCGGCGCCGACGTCGTGCAGTCGCTGCGGATCGTCGGCCCCAACGCGCCCAGCTGGAAGAAGGGCCCCCGCACGGTCCGCGACGGACGGGGCCCCCGCGACACCTACGGGTGA
- a CDS encoding SWIM zinc finger family protein has translation MARWSLEQVRGLAPDDSSLAAARKLSSPGPWSETGSTDLLVWGNCQGSGKKPYQVSVDLSGPAFRCSCPSRKFPCKHALALLMLWAAGEDGVGAADRAADFAGEWAAGRSERAAKARTPREAPADPEARAKRVEQRIALMDAGIEQFAGWLRDLVRGGLAAAHERPYSWWDGAAARLVDAQCPRLAESVRDMASAVHRGDDWADVLLDGVGRWWLIVHTWQRRDALTPDTLADLRAALGWSYAAADLPDGDRVSGTWLVLGAHRSDDGRLRQQRTWLRETTTGELLQVLDFAAGQGVLVAPQLTGSLVTATLARYPGSAPKRARFVETADTPVQPAAALPPGSTLSAAVAAGAAAAATNPFVDLHPVVLSGAVLTAQPAPQIVDADGCRLPLTEDAEVWTALAVTGGHPVDVFGELDGPAFRPLAATTPAGVVPV, from the coding sequence ATGGCGCGCTGGAGCTTGGAGCAGGTCAGGGGACTGGCTCCGGACGACTCCTCGCTCGCCGCCGCCCGCAAACTCTCGTCCCCCGGTCCGTGGTCGGAGACCGGCAGCACCGACCTGCTCGTCTGGGGCAACTGCCAGGGCAGCGGCAAGAAGCCCTACCAGGTGTCGGTGGACCTCAGCGGTCCGGCGTTCCGGTGCAGCTGCCCGAGCCGGAAGTTCCCGTGCAAGCACGCGCTCGCCCTACTCATGCTGTGGGCCGCCGGCGAGGACGGGGTCGGTGCCGCGGACCGGGCGGCGGACTTCGCCGGGGAGTGGGCGGCCGGGCGTTCCGAGCGTGCCGCGAAGGCGCGAACGCCCCGCGAGGCTCCCGCCGACCCGGAGGCCCGCGCGAAGCGGGTCGAGCAGCGGATCGCGTTGATGGACGCGGGGATCGAGCAGTTCGCCGGATGGCTGCGGGACCTCGTCCGGGGTGGCCTGGCCGCGGCCCACGAACGGCCCTACTCGTGGTGGGACGGCGCGGCGGCCCGGCTGGTCGACGCGCAGTGTCCGCGGCTGGCCGAGAGTGTCCGCGACATGGCGTCGGCGGTGCACCGCGGCGACGACTGGGCCGACGTGCTGCTGGACGGCGTCGGCCGCTGGTGGCTGATCGTGCACACCTGGCAACGCCGTGACGCACTGACCCCGGACACGCTCGCGGACCTGCGCGCCGCCCTCGGGTGGTCGTATGCCGCCGCCGACCTGCCGGACGGCGACCGGGTCAGCGGGACCTGGCTGGTGCTGGGCGCGCACCGCTCCGACGACGGCCGGCTGCGCCAGCAACGCACCTGGCTGCGGGAGACCACGACCGGCGAACTGCTGCAGGTGCTCGACTTCGCCGCCGGGCAGGGCGTGCTCGTCGCGCCACAACTCACCGGCAGCCTCGTCACGGCCACCCTGGCGCGCTACCCCGGCAGCGCGCCGAAACGTGCACGGTTCGTGGAGACGGCGGACACCCCGGTGCAGCCCGCCGCCGCGCTCCCACCGGGCAGCACGCTGAGCGCGGCTGTCGCGGCCGGCGCCGCCGCTGCCGCCACCAACCCGTTCGTCGACCTGCACCCGGTGGTGCTCTCCGGTGCGGTGCTGACCGCGCAGCCGGCGCCGCAGATCGTCGACGCCGACGGCTGCCGCCTCCCGCTGACCGAGGACGCCGAGGTGTGGACGGCGCTGGCGGTCACCGGCGGTCACCCCGTCGACGTCTTCGGCGAACTGGACGGTCCGGCGTTCCGGCCG